A genomic region of Bosea sp. 124 contains the following coding sequences:
- a CDS encoding alcohol dehydrogenase catalytic domain-containing protein produces the protein MKSIVYRNPREVEIEDKPLPRIAEGEALIRVSHVGVCGTDLNIYQGAHPRVKAPLIMGHEFSGTIEGGPSSLPKGTPVTVYPLLSCGRCAPCRSGRPHVCEQLRLIGIDCDGGMAEYVKAPVDKIVRLPESLSLRDGAFVEPLSVGVHAVRRSGYKPGDTTVVFGAGPIGFCVASCLRYFGASEVILIEANPYRLDVARKLGFTTIDATSEDVVAKVRDYTNGQGADLAFDCAAHPSVQTHLLEILRVQGTAVVVGSYKAPPPVDLLKVEFRELTLIGIRVYEPRDYDIAIRILESGSVDLAPLLSESEPETAPGVFESLVKGSDNIKVLFRF, from the coding sequence ATGAAGAGCATCGTTTATCGCAACCCGCGCGAGGTCGAGATCGAGGACAAGCCGCTGCCCCGGATCGCGGAAGGCGAAGCCCTGATCCGGGTCTCGCACGTCGGCGTCTGCGGCACCGATCTGAACATCTATCAGGGCGCCCATCCGCGGGTGAAGGCGCCGCTGATCATGGGACACGAGTTCTCGGGCACGATCGAGGGCGGCCCCTCCTCCCTGCCGAAGGGCACGCCCGTCACGGTCTATCCGCTGCTGTCCTGCGGGCGCTGCGCGCCCTGCCGAAGCGGGCGGCCCCATGTCTGCGAGCAGCTTCGGCTGATCGGGATCGATTGCGACGGCGGCATGGCCGAATACGTCAAGGCGCCCGTCGACAAGATCGTCCGGCTGCCCGAGAGCCTGTCGCTGCGCGACGGCGCCTTCGTCGAGCCACTCTCGGTCGGCGTCCACGCGGTGCGCCGCTCCGGCTACAAGCCGGGCGACACCACCGTGGTCTTCGGCGCGGGCCCGATCGGCTTCTGCGTCGCCTCCTGCCTGCGCTATTTCGGCGCCTCCGAGGTCATCCTGATCGAGGCCAATCCCTATCGGCTCGATGTCGCCCGCAAGCTCGGCTTCACCACGATCGACGCCACCAGCGAGGACGTCGTCGCCAAGGTCCGCGACTACACGAACGGCCAGGGCGCCGATCTCGCCTTCGACTGCGCCGCCCATCCGAGCGTCCAGACGCATCTGCTGGAGATCCTGCGGGTGCAGGGAACCGCCGTGGTCGTGGGCTCGTACAAGGCCCCGCCGCCGGTCGATCTGCTGAAGGTCGAGTTCCGGGAACTGACCCTGATCGGCATCCGCGTCTATGAGCCGCGCGATTACGACATCGCCATCCGCATCCTCGAAAGCGGCTCCGTCGACCTCGCCCCGTTGCTCTCCGAATCCGAGCCCGAGACCGCGCCCGGCGTGTTCGAAAGTCTCGTCAAAGGGTCCGACAACATCAAGGTGCTCTTTCGTTTCTAG
- a CDS encoding quinone oxidoreductase gives MMKAVRVHAYGGPEQLRYEDIEIGAPGPGEALVRHSAIGLNFADLHNRAGRYPLPSLPHVLGGEAAGVVEAIGPGVKSVAIGDRVAYAAGGPNFAPGAYAEARLFPADQLIGVPDEIDDVTAGALFTKGITAQYLLKAVYPVQPGETILVHAAAGGVGSFMTQWARHLGARVIGVVSSDEKAALARESGCHHVLLAGDPDIPRQVRALTAGEGVPVVYDSVGKDTFETSLSCLKPRGLMVSFGTASGKVPPFDLFTLNSRGSLFVTSAAFAWFVRGRGELLMRAGDVLDVVLKGAVKVHVGATLPLSQAAEAHRALEARRTLGATVLIP, from the coding sequence ATGATGAAGGCTGTCCGCGTCCACGCCTATGGCGGGCCTGAACAACTCCGCTACGAGGACATCGAGATCGGGGCGCCAGGCCCCGGCGAGGCGCTCGTCCGGCATAGCGCGATCGGCCTGAACTTCGCCGATCTGCACAATCGGGCCGGACGCTACCCCCTGCCCTCCCTGCCGCATGTGCTCGGCGGCGAGGCGGCGGGCGTCGTCGAGGCGATCGGACCCGGGGTCAAATCCGTCGCCATCGGAGATCGCGTCGCCTATGCGGCAGGTGGGCCCAACTTCGCGCCGGGCGCCTATGCGGAGGCCCGGCTCTTCCCCGCCGACCAGTTGATCGGCGTTCCCGACGAGATCGACGACGTCACGGCCGGTGCGCTCTTCACCAAGGGCATCACAGCACAATATCTGCTCAAGGCCGTCTACCCGGTTCAGCCGGGAGAGACGATCCTCGTCCATGCCGCAGCCGGCGGCGTGGGGTCGTTCATGACGCAATGGGCCCGCCATCTCGGCGCCCGCGTCATCGGCGTGGTCAGCTCGGACGAAAAAGCGGCGCTCGCCCGCGAAAGCGGCTGCCACCATGTCTTGCTCGCCGGCGACCCCGACATCCCCCGGCAGGTGCGCGCGCTGACGGCGGGCGAAGGCGTGCCGGTGGTCTATGATTCCGTCGGCAAGGATACCTTCGAGACCTCGCTCTCCTGCCTAAAGCCGCGTGGCCTGATGGTCTCGTTCGGCACGGCTTCGGGCAAGGTTCCGCCCTTCGATCTGTTCACGCTCAACAGCCGGGGCTCGCTCTTCGTCACCAGCGCGGCCTTCGCCTGGTTCGTTCGCGGCCGTGGCGAATTGCTGATGCGCGCCGGCGATGTGCTCGACGTCGTCCTCAAGGGCGCGGTCAAGGTCCATGTCGGTGCGACCTTGCCGCTCAGCCAGGCAGCCGAGGCGCACCGGGCGCTGGAAGCCAGGCGCACGCTGGGCGCGACCGTCCTGATCCCATGA
- a CDS encoding MFS transporter, giving the protein MSRQPGKPAHRPADTGADAAGLPRSAWLVPLLMTLAVQSAASFLVRLPPIVAPILFVERGIGASAIGYLSGIGMAGSMAFLLLGAPLMARVGSVRTLQLGLIGGAIGAALIAVPSTALLVLGVFLMGLGYGPSVPASSDILRRFAPPNRQGLVFSIKQSGVPIGGMLGGAILPPLIGFGGLETALLFSGAVALLVAAGIEPVRSRVEPDGAGGSPLNFRSFVSAENLTDPIRALLSTEGLVRLSLSGLTLAISQGVWLAFLVTVFVDRAGMSLVAAGTLFAIMQAAGIVGRIALGWVADRTGSAVATLKAATGLSALCTLALAFIGPETSWPLLAALCLVAGATVTGWNGVQVSEVARLSPPGRVREAAAGATLLLFSGYAAGPAIFALFVEITGSYTGPLLAVAALTAASVLLPGGARPKGPVTAPGRSGSPEPPAR; this is encoded by the coding sequence ATGAGCCGGCAGCCGGGCAAGCCGGCGCACCGCCCTGCCGATACCGGCGCAGACGCGGCCGGCCTCCCGAGGAGCGCCTGGCTGGTGCCGCTGCTGATGACGCTCGCCGTGCAGTCGGCGGCGTCGTTCCTCGTCCGCCTGCCGCCGATCGTCGCGCCGATCCTGTTCGTCGAACGGGGCATCGGCGCATCGGCCATCGGCTACCTGTCCGGCATCGGCATGGCGGGTTCGATGGCCTTCCTGCTTCTGGGCGCGCCGCTGATGGCGCGGGTCGGCTCGGTCCGCACGCTTCAGCTCGGGCTCATCGGCGGCGCCATCGGGGCTGCGCTGATAGCGGTACCATCGACCGCGCTGCTCGTCCTCGGCGTCTTCCTGATGGGGCTGGGCTATGGGCCGTCCGTGCCGGCCAGCAGCGACATCCTGCGCCGCTTCGCCCCGCCGAACCGGCAGGGGCTGGTCTTCTCGATCAAGCAGTCGGGGGTGCCGATCGGCGGCATGCTGGGCGGCGCGATCCTGCCGCCGCTGATCGGATTTGGCGGGCTCGAAACCGCCCTGCTGTTTTCGGGCGCCGTCGCACTGCTGGTCGCGGCCGGCATCGAGCCCGTTCGCAGCCGCGTCGAGCCGGACGGGGCCGGCGGGTCTCCGCTCAACTTTCGTAGCTTCGTCTCGGCCGAGAACCTGACCGACCCGATCCGCGCGCTGCTGAGCACCGAGGGCCTGGTCCGCCTTTCATTGAGCGGGCTCACCCTGGCGATCAGCCAGGGTGTCTGGCTCGCCTTCCTCGTCACCGTCTTCGTGGATCGCGCCGGCATGAGCCTGGTCGCGGCAGGGACGCTCTTCGCCATCATGCAGGCGGCCGGCATCGTCGGCCGGATTGCACTCGGCTGGGTCGCCGATCGGACCGGCTCGGCCGTCGCGACGCTGAAGGCAGCGACAGGGCTCTCGGCCCTCTGCACCCTAGCTCTGGCCTTCATTGGGCCAGAGACATCCTGGCCTCTGCTCGCCGCGCTGTGCCTCGTCGCGGGCGCCACCGTCACGGGCTGGAACGGGGTGCAGGTCTCCGAGGTGGCGCGGCTGTCGCCACCGGGCCGTGTGAGGGAGGCCGCAGCCGGCGCGACGCTCCTGCTGTTCTCCGGCTATGCCGCCGGGCCGGCGATCTTCGCCCTCTTCGTCGAGATCACCGGCAGCTATACCGGCCCGCTGCTTGCAGTCGCGGCGCTGACCGCCGCCTCGGTCCTGCTGCCCGGCGGCGCAAGGCCCAAGGGACCTGTCACGGCGCCTGGCCGATCCGGCTCTCCAGAGCCGCCAGCGCGTTGA
- a CDS encoding DUF934 domain-containing protein: MLLLDRNGAVEDGWTRTEGAAIGNLSQALVSFEALPDALSQLAPGQQVGVLLSNALPASALEPFLKRLSLVAIAFPAFADGRGFSLAKAIRRAGYAGVLRASGPLIPDQFDYALACGFDEIELPEGSAARQSVLQWQQARGRLSQTYQRGYRREGNILDRRRIARAAAGSAAT; the protein is encoded by the coding sequence ATGCTGCTGCTTGATCGCAACGGCGCCGTCGAGGACGGCTGGACCCGCACGGAGGGGGCCGCGATCGGCAACCTGTCGCAGGCGCTGGTCAGTTTCGAGGCGCTGCCCGATGCCCTCTCCCAGCTCGCACCGGGTCAGCAGGTCGGCGTTCTGCTTTCCAACGCGCTTCCGGCTTCGGCGCTCGAACCCTTCCTGAAGAGGTTGTCGCTCGTCGCCATCGCCTTTCCGGCCTTCGCGGATGGCCGTGGCTTCAGTCTGGCGAAGGCTATCCGGCGCGCCGGCTATGCGGGCGTGCTGCGCGCCTCCGGCCCGCTGATCCCCGACCAGTTCGACTATGCGCTGGCCTGCGGCTTCGACGAGATCGAACTGCCCGAGGGCAGCGCGGCGCGGCAGAGCGTGCTGCAATGGCAGCAGGCGCGGGGCCGGCTGAGCCAGACCTATCAGCGCGGCTATCGCCGCGAGGGCAACATCCTGGACCGCCGCCGGATCGCGCGCGCCGCAGCCGGCAGCGCGGCCACCTGA
- the gcvA gene encoding transcriptional regulator GcvA translates to MSMLRQLPPLNAVRAFEVAARNLSFTRAAAELCVSQGAVSRHIAILEDWVQAPLFRRVRGGVELTAQGASYFRVVRAALDQIEAGALQLRHSRDEHRLRLKLPPTFAMRWLVPRLLRFHARHPGIDVQITTSHEVADFNREDVDISIFSWAKPPSGSHHRRLLGEVLLPVCAPGLLKNGLPLETPQDLSLHVLLCSLNRPLDWPTWLQAAGVTGVDGNAGLKFENAALAYQAVIDELGVVISQLAFVEDDLKSGRLVAPFPLRARTEWAYCLGFHPERQKSARVQAFADWILAEAEECESRSSGFGADRAA, encoded by the coding sequence ATGTCCATGCTGCGACAGCTTCCGCCGCTCAATGCCGTGCGCGCCTTCGAGGTGGCGGCCCGCAATCTGAGCTTCACCCGCGCCGCCGCGGAGTTGTGCGTGTCGCAGGGGGCGGTCAGCCGGCACATCGCGATCCTGGAGGATTGGGTGCAGGCGCCGCTGTTCCGCCGGGTCCGGGGCGGCGTCGAGCTGACGGCCCAGGGCGCTTCCTATTTCAGGGTGGTGCGGGCTGCGCTCGATCAGATTGAGGCCGGGGCGCTGCAGCTCAGGCATTCGCGCGACGAGCACAGGCTGCGGCTGAAGCTGCCGCCGACCTTCGCGATGCGCTGGCTGGTGCCCCGCCTCCTGCGCTTCCACGCCCGTCATCCCGGTATCGACGTCCAGATCACGACCTCGCATGAAGTCGCCGACTTCAACCGAGAGGACGTCGACATCTCGATCTTCTCATGGGCGAAGCCGCCTTCCGGCTCACATCACCGGCGGCTGCTCGGGGAGGTCCTGCTGCCGGTCTGCGCGCCTGGCCTGCTCAAGAACGGCCTGCCGCTCGAGACGCCGCAGGATCTCTCCCTGCATGTGCTGCTCTGCTCGCTGAACCGGCCGCTGGATTGGCCGACATGGCTTCAGGCTGCGGGCGTCACGGGCGTCGACGGCAATGCCGGGCTGAAGTTCGAGAATGCCGCGCTGGCCTATCAGGCGGTGATCGACGAACTGGGCGTCGTGATCTCCCAGCTCGCCTTCGTCGAGGACGATCTGAAGAGCGGGCGCCTCGTCGCGCCGTTTCCGCTGCGGGCCCGGACCGAATGGGCCTATTGCCTCGGCTTCCATCCCGAGCGCCAGAAGTCGGCGCGGGTGCAGGCCTTTGCGGACTGGATCCTGGCGGAGGCCGAGGAGTGCGAGAGCCGGTCGTCCGGTTTCGGCGCAGACAGGGCGGCCTGA
- a CDS encoding SMP-30/gluconolactonase/LRE family protein, with protein MTQHRVLASGLQFPEGPIACADGSILLVEIERKTITRVMPGGAVEIVAQLDGGPNGLALGPDGALYICNNGGFLFQKVSGFNRTKPGVPEGYAGGRIERLDLKTGQLSVLYTRCGDHPLCGPNDIVFDAHGGFYFTDMGKMYPRMRMNGGLYYGLADGSRIVEIAYPMTMPNGIGLSPDGATLYAAETETGRLWAFDLEAPGVVRRAPFPSPHGGRILLTLPGYQRFDSLAVSESGNICIATLISGCITVVSPQGGVLRQVPTGDPITTNICFGGPDRKTAWMTLSGTGQLIEMPWPEPGLKLVGG; from the coding sequence ATGACTCAGCACCGTGTTCTCGCCTCGGGATTGCAGTTTCCCGAAGGCCCGATCGCCTGCGCCGATGGCTCGATCCTGCTCGTCGAGATCGAGCGCAAGACCATCACACGGGTTATGCCCGGCGGAGCGGTCGAGATCGTCGCCCAGCTCGATGGCGGGCCGAACGGGCTGGCACTCGGGCCCGATGGCGCGCTCTACATCTGCAACAATGGCGGCTTCCTGTTCCAGAAGGTGTCGGGCTTCAACCGCACGAAGCCGGGCGTGCCGGAAGGTTATGCCGGCGGCCGCATCGAGCGGCTCGACCTGAAGACGGGCCAGCTCAGCGTGCTCTACACGCGCTGCGGCGACCATCCGCTCTGCGGCCCCAACGACATCGTCTTCGATGCCCATGGCGGCTTCTATTTCACCGATATGGGCAAGATGTATCCGCGCATGCGGATGAATGGCGGGCTCTATTACGGGTTGGCCGACGGTTCGCGCATCGTCGAGATCGCCTATCCGATGACCATGCCCAACGGCATCGGCCTCTCGCCGGACGGCGCGACGCTCTATGCTGCCGAGACCGAGACCGGGCGGCTCTGGGCGTTCGATCTGGAGGCTCCGGGCGTGGTCAGGCGCGCCCCGTTCCCGTCACCGCATGGTGGCAGGATCCTGCTCACGCTGCCGGGCTATCAGCGCTTCGACAGCCTTGCCGTATCCGAAAGCGGCAACATCTGCATCGCGACGCTGATCTCCGGCTGCATCACCGTGGTCAGCCCGCAGGGCGGGGTGCTGCGGCAGGTCCCGACCGGCGATCCAATTACCACCAATATCTGCTTCGGCGGCCCCGACCGGAAGACCGCCTGGATGACCCTGTCGGGCACCGGACAGCTCATCGAAATGCCTTGGCCGGAGCCAGGCCTGAAGCTGGTCGGCGGCTAG
- a CDS encoding C-terminal binding protein gives MSAQYVVKVADCDHGSIDIERGVLREACPSLPWLNCRTEDAVIAQCADTEALLIMYAPLTRRVLGHLTSCKSIVRYGVGVDTIDLRAAADLGIIVSNVPDYGTQEVADHALALMMCLTRKIVRANAQVKRGEWDFRQMRPVHRLQVQTAGLIGMGRIGQAMAHKVHALGMRVIAFDPAAAPEHVPDYVEMVGLEELLRASDVVSVHCPLTERTRNLLSEDRLRLMKPIAYLVNTARGNLVDEAALDRLLSEGRLAGAGFDVFGIEPPPADYPLLRHETFICSPHMAWHSDEAERDLKRSAAEEALRVLRGEPPKYQVNRF, from the coding sequence TTGAGCGCTCAGTATGTGGTGAAGGTTGCTGATTGCGACCATGGCTCGATCGATATCGAGCGCGGCGTCCTGCGCGAGGCCTGCCCTTCCCTGCCCTGGCTCAACTGCCGCACCGAGGACGCCGTCATCGCGCAATGCGCCGACACGGAAGCGCTGCTGATCATGTACGCGCCACTGACGCGGCGTGTGCTCGGGCATCTGACATCCTGCAAGTCCATCGTCCGCTACGGCGTTGGCGTCGACACGATCGATCTCCGGGCGGCGGCAGACCTCGGCATCATCGTCAGCAACGTGCCCGATTACGGCACGCAGGAGGTCGCCGACCACGCTCTCGCGCTGATGATGTGCCTGACCCGCAAGATCGTCAGGGCCAACGCCCAGGTGAAGCGCGGAGAGTGGGATTTCCGGCAGATGCGGCCGGTCCATCGGCTCCAGGTCCAGACCGCCGGCCTCATCGGGATGGGGCGCATCGGCCAGGCGATGGCGCACAAGGTCCATGCGCTCGGGATGCGCGTCATCGCCTTCGATCCCGCCGCCGCCCCCGAGCATGTGCCCGATTATGTCGAGATGGTCGGGCTGGAGGAGCTGCTGCGCGCGTCCGATGTCGTCTCGGTGCATTGCCCGCTGACGGAGCGCACGCGCAACCTGCTGAGCGAAGACAGGCTTCGGCTGATGAAGCCGATCGCCTATCTGGTGAACACCGCGCGCGGCAATCTCGTCGACGAGGCGGCTCTCGACAGGCTTCTCTCCGAGGGCAGGCTCGCGGGCGCGGGCTTCGATGTCTTCGGCATCGAGCCGCCGCCTGCGGATTATCCGCTGCTCCGGCACGAGACCTTCATCTGCTCGCCGCATATGGCCTGGCATTCCGACGAGGCCGAGCGCGATCTGAAGCGCAGCGCCGCGGAGGAGGCGCTGCGCGTCTTGCGCGGAGAGCCGCCGAAGTATCAGGTGAACCGCTTCTGA
- a CDS encoding GntR family transcriptional regulator produces MGPQEERAASERSDIDARSLERAQALVQRIVAERHDRPSLVSRIAIEMGAEIIEGIRQPGDDLNSVELSKRYRTSRTPIREALMLLEKEGLVDVPPRKRPRVASPGIDEIREIYRARAVLFAMIAGEIARSIGQEGLDRLKAGFRDMEVAYRSNDLNAFVWANVDFYELNTQLAGNQTVKRILDSLLLRTAGLRRLSLSRPGRMARSYDDHARLINAYEDRDAQLAAALIQSNHINALAALESRIGQAP; encoded by the coding sequence ATCGGACCGCAGGAAGAGCGTGCCGCATCCGAGCGGTCCGACATCGACGCGCGCTCGCTGGAGCGCGCACAGGCCCTTGTCCAGCGCATCGTCGCCGAGCGGCACGACCGGCCGTCGCTGGTCTCGCGCATCGCGATCGAGATGGGCGCCGAAATCATCGAGGGCATCAGGCAGCCCGGCGACGACCTCAACTCGGTCGAGCTGTCGAAGCGCTATCGCACCAGCCGGACGCCGATCCGCGAAGCTCTGATGCTGCTGGAGAAGGAAGGGCTCGTCGATGTGCCGCCGCGCAAGCGGCCGCGGGTCGCCTCGCCCGGCATCGACGAGATCCGCGAGATCTACCGGGCGCGCGCGGTCCTGTTCGCGATGATCGCCGGCGAGATCGCGCGCTCGATCGGCCAGGAGGGGCTGGACAGGTTGAAGGCCGGCTTCCGGGACATGGAGGTGGCCTATCGGTCGAACGATCTCAACGCCTTCGTCTGGGCCAATGTCGATTTCTACGAACTCAACACGCAGCTCGCTGGCAACCAGACGGTGAAGCGCATCCTCGATTCGCTGCTGCTGCGCACGGCCGGCCTGCGCCGCCTCAGCCTGTCGCGCCCCGGCCGGATGGCGCGCTCCTATGACGATCATGCCCGTCTGATCAACGCCTATGAGGACCGTGACGCGCAGCTCGCGGCGGCGCTGATCCAGTCCAATCACATCAACGCGCTGGCGGCTCTGGAGAGCCGGATCGGCCAGGCGCCGTGA
- a CDS encoding TRAP transporter small permease, with the protein MKQQLLATRHAMGRVLYWASVVAGVITFIMMWLIDINALSRKVFNAPVPGGVEFTQSLLTVAIMLPFGYVLFKREHVNTVFLTSNFPRSVTRWLHFFWMSVGCLVFAAVTYGTFLFALRSYNMGEQVWGATVRFPLYPAKFAVSLGTALISIQFALDALLSLVTGDDGDLSAADPDPEKALLHV; encoded by the coding sequence GTGAAGCAGCAACTCTTGGCCACCCGGCACGCCATGGGCCGGGTCCTCTACTGGGCGTCCGTCGTCGCCGGCGTCATCACCTTCATCATGATGTGGCTGATCGACATCAACGCGCTGTCACGCAAGGTCTTCAACGCGCCGGTGCCCGGTGGCGTCGAATTCACGCAGTCGCTGCTCACGGTCGCGATCATGCTGCCCTTCGGCTATGTGCTGTTCAAGCGGGAGCACGTCAACACGGTCTTCCTGACCTCGAACTTCCCGCGCTCGGTCACCCGCTGGCTGCATTTCTTCTGGATGAGCGTCGGCTGCCTGGTGTTCGCAGCCGTGACCTACGGCACCTTCCTGTTCGCGCTGCGCTCCTACAACATGGGCGAGCAGGTCTGGGGCGCGACGGTCCGGTTTCCGCTCTATCCGGCCAAATTCGCCGTTTCTCTCGGTACGGCGCTGATCTCGATCCAGTTCGCGCTCGACGCCCTGCTCTCCCTCGTCACGGGCGACGACGGCGATCTGTCCGCGGCAGACCCCGACCCCGAGAAGGCCCTGCTCCATGTCTGA
- the dctP gene encoding TRAP transporter substrate-binding protein DctP, giving the protein MRKISPFTVAAAFSVALAGAAQAERIRYGDYMPQGANEYSRSAEWMGNEINKRAAGKHTVNMLWGGTVVKVGEVPTAVENKVIDMGPLVTPYFPDQFPINNAIPFFWPQPKNQAQLGELMLKWHDKYPAFAAELAKYKLKLVSVRPLPSYGIICTKPVRTMADFKGLRIRSYGIALPAMLEAIGAVPVSMADVDGYEALSNGILDCSPGDPPLTVGWKWSDVAKYYIDVPMGASWGHIVIMNLDKYNSLPADLKKIIDDMKHDYLKEFLASYDKSIKDTLASWKATGKVEVIKFPEAEFTKATLESPKVQAVRDSWIKRATTAGMPEADAKQVVDDITK; this is encoded by the coding sequence ATGAGGAAAATCTCGCCTTTCACCGTGGCGGCCGCATTCTCCGTCGCCCTTGCCGGCGCGGCGCAGGCGGAGCGCATCCGCTACGGCGATTACATGCCCCAGGGCGCCAACGAATATTCGCGCAGCGCCGAGTGGATGGGCAACGAGATCAACAAGCGCGCCGCCGGCAAGCACACGGTCAACATGCTGTGGGGCGGCACGGTGGTGAAGGTCGGCGAGGTGCCGACGGCGGTCGAGAACAAGGTCATCGACATGGGGCCGCTCGTCACGCCCTATTTCCCCGACCAGTTCCCGATCAACAACGCCATCCCCTTCTTCTGGCCGCAGCCGAAGAACCAGGCCCAGCTCGGCGAGCTGATGCTGAAATGGCACGATAAATATCCGGCCTTCGCCGCAGAGCTCGCCAAATACAAGCTCAAGCTCGTCAGCGTCCGCCCGCTGCCGAGCTACGGCATCATCTGCACCAAGCCGGTGCGCACGATGGCCGACTTCAAGGGCCTGCGCATCCGCTCCTACGGCATCGCGCTGCCGGCGATGCTCGAGGCGATCGGCGCCGTCCCGGTCTCGATGGCCGATGTCGACGGCTATGAGGCGCTGAGCAACGGCATCCTCGACTGCTCGCCCGGCGATCCGCCGCTGACGGTCGGCTGGAAGTGGAGCGACGTCGCCAAATATTACATCGACGTGCCGATGGGCGCCTCCTGGGGCCACATCGTCATCATGAACCTCGACAAGTACAATTCGTTGCCGGCCGATCTGAAGAAGATCATCGACGACATGAAGCACGACTACCTGAAGGAGTTCCTCGCGAGCTACGACAAGTCGATAAAGGACACGCTCGCCTCCTGGAAGGCGACCGGCAAGGTCGAGGTCATCAAGTTCCCGGAGGCCGAGTTCACCAAGGCCACTCTCGAGAGCCCGAAGGTGCAGGCGGTCCGCGACAGCTGGATCAAGCGCGCCACCACGGCAGGGATGCCCGAGGCCGACGCCAAGCAGGTCGTCGACGACATCACGAAATAG
- a CDS encoding TRAP transporter large permease, translated as MSDVAIGFCGIAVLLGSIFLGAPIMVALTTTGFVGLILLTALAPALSILGTLYFETVNSFHFSVIPMFLLMGFFAMQAGIGNDLFDACTKWLGRLPGGLAIATTGAAAAFGAASGSSVGSAMLFTKLALPEMAARGYNRGFAAACIAIAGTLAVLIPPSALMVVYGILTNSSIGELLIAGIIPGIVFSALIGMTILIVATLRPHYAPRLEQSYSLREKLWSLRLIVPLFLVIVVMIGGLYGGYFTPTEAGGIGAVVTFLMAVVRNRGIKLRVLGQTLLDTVNLTAMIFAIIIGGLLFARFLALSGVSDEIKSLLTDNGLSVWVVLLIVTVIYLIFGMLMDAPSLLAISLPITHPVMMGLGFDPLWFGVYVIVLAEIGAVTPPVGMNCFVVKGAAGNLVRLEEIFRGLWPFIATCALMLLLLVLFPQMVLYLPLSMR; from the coding sequence ATGTCTGACGTTGCAATCGGGTTCTGCGGCATCGCCGTCCTGCTCGGATCGATCTTCCTCGGCGCGCCGATCATGGTCGCGCTGACGACGACGGGTTTCGTCGGGCTGATCCTGCTCACCGCCCTGGCGCCGGCGCTTTCCATTCTCGGAACGCTGTATTTCGAGACGGTCAACTCGTTCCATTTCAGCGTCATCCCGATGTTCCTGCTGATGGGCTTCTTCGCCATGCAGGCCGGCATCGGCAACGACCTGTTCGACGCCTGCACGAAATGGCTCGGGCGCCTGCCCGGCGGGCTCGCCATTGCCACGACCGGGGCCGCGGCCGCCTTCGGCGCGGCCTCCGGTTCCAGCGTGGGCTCGGCGATGCTGTTCACCAAGCTCGCACTCCCGGAAATGGCAGCGCGCGGCTATAACCGTGGCTTCGCGGCCGCCTGCATCGCCATCGCCGGGACGCTCGCGGTGCTGATCCCGCCCAGCGCGCTGATGGTGGTCTACGGCATCCTGACCAACTCCTCGATCGGCGAGTTGCTGATCGCCGGCATCATCCCCGGCATCGTGTTCTCGGCGCTGATCGGAATGACAATCCTGATCGTCGCCACCTTGCGTCCCCACTACGCGCCCCGGCTCGAGCAGAGCTATTCGTTGCGCGAGAAGCTCTGGTCGCTGCGCCTGATCGTGCCGCTCTTCCTCGTCATCGTCGTGATGATCGGCGGGCTCTATGGCGGCTATTTCACGCCGACGGAGGCCGGCGGCATCGGCGCCGTCGTCACCTTCTTGATGGCGGTCGTCCGCAATCGCGGGATCAAGCTGCGCGTTCTGGGGCAGACGCTGCTCGACACCGTCAACCTGACGGCGATGATCTTCGCCATCATTATCGGCGGGCTGCTCTTCGCGCGGTTTCTGGCACTCAGCGGCGTCTCCGACGAGATCAAGAGCCTGCTCACGGATAACGGGCTCAGCGTCTGGGTGGTGCTTCTGATCGTCACGGTGATCTACCTGATCTTCGGGATGCTGATGGACGCACCGTCGCTGCTGGCGATCTCGCTGCCGATCACGCATCCGGTGATGATGGGTCTTGGCTTCGACCCGCTGTGGTTCGGCGTCTATGTCATCGTGCTGGCGGAGATCGGCGCCGTAACGCCACCGGTCGGGATGAATTGCTTCGTCGTCAAAGGCGCGGCGGGCAATCTCGTGCGCCTGGAGGAAATCTTCCGCGGGCTCTGGCCGTTCATCGCCACATGCGCGCTGATGCTGCTCCTGCTGGTGCTCTTCCCACAGATGGTCCTCTATCTCCCGCTCTCGATGCGCTGA